From a region of the Paenibacillus sp. FSL R10-2734 genome:
- a CDS encoding alpha/beta fold hydrolase, whose amino-acid sequence MRDFEIYELGDVLLQSGDTLPHAFLAYKTYGTLNAEKNNVILYPTWFAGQHTDNEWLIGPGKALDPEKYFIIIPNMLGNGLSSSPSNTPPPYHQANFPQVSIYDNVRLQYQLVTQKFGITKIALVVGWSLGAVQTFQWGASYPDMVERITPFGGTAKTRPHAKVVFEGMIAALQADSAWKNGFYTQQPKAGLAAMGRIYAAWGFSQAYYLEQLYQQEGYHTLEEYLVDYWDQVFLTFDANDLITMLRTGINGDISANPVYDGNFELALSRITARALVMPGSTDLFFPPQDNKYEAQHMPDAFFLPIKSNWGHCAGIGQHVPDSEFIDTNLKRFLHE is encoded by the coding sequence ATGAGAGATTTTGAAATTTATGAACTGGGGGACGTTCTGCTACAATCCGGTGACACCCTGCCACATGCGTTTCTCGCCTACAAAACCTACGGAACGCTAAATGCAGAAAAAAACAATGTCATCCTTTACCCTACCTGGTTTGCAGGCCAGCATACCGATAATGAATGGTTAATTGGACCTGGTAAGGCACTGGACCCGGAAAAATATTTTATCATCATCCCTAATATGTTGGGCAATGGATTATCTTCTTCGCCAAGTAATACGCCCCCGCCCTATCATCAAGCTAATTTTCCACAGGTTTCGATTTATGATAATGTGCGGCTGCAGTATCAACTCGTTACTCAGAAGTTTGGCATTACGAAAATCGCCCTCGTCGTAGGCTGGTCACTTGGAGCCGTACAGACCTTTCAGTGGGGAGCAAGCTATCCCGATATGGTCGAACGAATCACTCCATTCGGAGGAACTGCCAAGACCCGGCCACATGCAAAGGTTGTGTTTGAAGGAATGATCGCTGCCCTTCAGGCTGATTCTGCTTGGAAGAATGGCTTTTACACGCAGCAGCCGAAAGCGGGATTGGCAGCCATGGGTCGGATCTATGCAGCTTGGGGCTTCTCACAGGCTTATTATCTGGAGCAGCTCTATCAGCAAGAGGGCTACCACACACTAGAGGAATATCTTGTAGATTACTGGGATCAAGTGTTTTTGACCTTTGACGCTAATGACCTGATCACCATGCTGCGTACTGGAATCAACGGTGACATTAGCGCAAATCCGGTGTATGACGGCAATTTTGAACTTGCATTAAGCAGGATTACCGCACGGGCACTGGTCATGCCGGGAAGCACGGATCTTTTCTTTCCTCCCCAGGATAACAAATATGAGGCACAACATATGCCTGATGCATTCTTCCTCCCGATTAAATCGAACTGGGGGCATTGCGCAGGCATCGGACAGCATGTACCAGATTCAGAATTTATAGATACAAACCTAAAAAGGTTTTTGCATGAATGA
- a CDS encoding LysR family transcriptional regulator: MELRQLKTFHTLASTLNFSRAAEVQNYVPSTVTMQMKALEEELGVKLVDRLGKKVILTDAGRSFLRYVDNILSELEEAQHAVKQSGEVTGTVVISADETLCTYRLPVVLRRFRLRYPGIRLMFRPLANPNLKQSLREGDADIIFMLDEDKGETGFCGEKMLDEPFYLLVSPDHPLAAYTALAIEDFHGETFLLTEKGCSYRTFFERSLSQKGMGGITELEFTSAEAIKQCAKIGMGIAILPEMAVIAEVNRGELVPLPWDLTATSFATQMFWHEEKWISPAIEAFLNLTRETFLKNSTL, translated from the coding sequence ATGGAATTGCGCCAACTAAAGACCTTTCATACGCTTGCTTCCACACTCAACTTTAGCCGCGCCGCAGAAGTGCAAAACTATGTCCCTTCAACGGTTACAATGCAGATGAAAGCATTGGAGGAAGAACTGGGTGTCAAGCTGGTGGACAGATTGGGTAAAAAAGTGATCCTGACCGACGCGGGCAGAAGCTTTCTGCGCTATGTAGACAACATATTGAGTGAGCTTGAAGAAGCACAGCATGCAGTCAAACAATCTGGTGAGGTGACGGGTACGGTGGTCATAAGTGCAGATGAAACGTTGTGCACGTACCGGCTGCCGGTTGTACTTCGCCGATTCCGCTTGCGCTACCCGGGGATTCGGCTGATGTTTCGACCGCTAGCGAATCCGAACCTCAAACAGAGCTTACGGGAAGGGGACGCGGACATTATTTTTATGCTGGATGAAGACAAGGGCGAGACAGGATTTTGCGGAGAAAAAATGCTGGATGAGCCCTTTTATCTATTGGTATCGCCCGATCATCCATTAGCTGCTTATACTGCGTTGGCCATTGAAGATTTTCATGGCGAGACCTTTTTGTTGACGGAGAAGGGATGTTCCTACCGCACTTTTTTTGAACGAAGTCTTTCACAGAAGGGCATGGGAGGGATTACCGAATTGGAGTTTACTAGCGCAGAGGCGATTAAACAATGTGCGAAAATAGGAATGGGCATCGCGATATTGCCTGAAATGGCTGTGATAGCAGAAGTGAATCGGGGAGAACTGGTTCCGTTGCCGTGGGATTTGACTGCCACATCGTTTGCAACCCAAATGTTTTGGCATGAAGAAAAGTGGATTTCGCCTGCGATCGAAGCCTTTTTAAACTTGACCCGAGAAACATTTTTGAAAAATAGCACCCTATAA
- a CDS encoding PTS transporter subunit EIIC codes for MSKYYDLAVKILGAIGGSSNVSEYTHCMTRLRVTVVDRSLIDEVNLKKIDGVLGVVDDETYQIILGPGVVTKVADEFGKVLEGSVSEHTSSASAEQLQAKGAEMKAQLKKKNDTPFKNFLRKIGNIFIPLIPAFVGAGLIAGIGSILANNITAGNLDVATWQQYVTILNVIKNAIFSYLVIYVGINAAKEFGATPSLGGVIGGVTLLTGVTADLTINNIFTGAPLTPGQGGVIGVLIAVWILSIVEKYLRKVIPDAVDIIVTPTIALLVVGLTTIFLIMPFAGFISSNLIGAINWTIGVGGAFSGFVLGTAFLPLVMLGLHQVLTPIHIEMINSSGMTLLLPMLAMAGAGQVGASIALWIRCKKNKSLTNMIKGALPVGILGIGEPLIYGVTLPLGRPFITACIGGGIGGAVIGLFGNVGAIAIGPSGVALIPLIANGLWLKYVIGLIAAYAGGFIATYLFGTPKEAMAEQE; via the coding sequence ATGAGTAAATATTATGATTTAGCAGTCAAAATATTAGGTGCTATTGGTGGCAGTTCAAATGTATCCGAATATACCCATTGCATGACTCGTCTTCGTGTAACTGTAGTTGATCGTAGCTTGATCGATGAAGTGAATTTGAAGAAGATTGATGGGGTTCTAGGTGTAGTGGACGATGAGACGTATCAAATCATTCTCGGACCTGGAGTCGTGACCAAAGTAGCCGATGAATTCGGTAAGGTATTAGAAGGAAGTGTCTCAGAGCATACAAGTTCAGCATCTGCTGAACAACTGCAAGCAAAAGGCGCAGAAATGAAAGCGCAGCTTAAAAAGAAAAATGATACACCATTCAAAAACTTTTTGCGAAAAATAGGGAATATTTTCATACCACTCATTCCTGCATTCGTTGGAGCGGGCTTAATCGCAGGTATTGGCTCGATTCTCGCTAACAATATTACAGCAGGCAACTTAGACGTTGCAACTTGGCAGCAGTATGTAACGATTTTAAATGTAATTAAAAATGCAATCTTTAGTTATTTAGTCATATATGTCGGTATTAATGCGGCAAAAGAATTTGGAGCTACGCCATCACTTGGTGGAGTGATCGGTGGGGTAACGTTATTAACAGGTGTTACCGCTGATCTGACCATCAATAATATATTTACGGGAGCTCCTTTAACACCAGGGCAAGGTGGAGTTATTGGCGTACTAATCGCAGTGTGGATTTTATCAATCGTCGAAAAATATTTACGTAAAGTGATTCCGGATGCCGTTGATATTATCGTTACGCCTACAATTGCCTTATTAGTCGTTGGACTGACTACGATATTCCTAATCATGCCATTTGCTGGATTTATTTCTAGTAACCTAATTGGAGCAATTAACTGGACGATAGGTGTAGGTGGTGCATTCTCAGGTTTTGTATTAGGAACAGCATTTTTACCACTTGTTATGTTAGGGCTACATCAGGTATTGACGCCGATTCACATTGAGATGATCAATAGTTCAGGTATGACGTTATTACTTCCTATGCTGGCTATGGCTGGTGCGGGTCAAGTAGGGGCATCCATTGCATTATGGATTCGTTGCAAGAAGAACAAATCATTAACGAACATGATTAAAGGTGCGCTTCCAGTAGGTATTCTGGGTATCGGAGAGCCATTGATTTATGGGGTAACTTTACCGCTTGGTCGTCCATTTATTACAGCTTGTATTGGTGGAGGTATTGGTGGTGCGGTCATTGGTTTGTTTGGCAATGTTGGAGCGATTGCTATCGGACCTTCTGGAGTCGCGTTAATTCCATTGATTGCGAATGGATTATGGTTGAAATATGTAATTGGGTTAATTGCAGCTTATGCTGGTGGATTTATAGCCACTTATTTGTTTGGTACACCAAAAGAGGCTATGGCAGAACAAGAATAA
- the murQ gene encoding N-acetylmuramic acid 6-phosphate etherase: MLEHLTTETRNKKTMNLDELTPLELLEVMNEEDQKVAKAVKQEIPQIAKAVEVITKAIKQGGRLIYMGAGTSGRIGLLDAVECPPTFGTAPEEVVGLIAGGERAFIKAVEGAEDNEQLGVQDLQDIKLTAKDVLVGIAASGRTPYVIGGLEYANSIGTPTVAVSCNKDSAIGKVAKIAIEVVNGPEVLTGSTRLKAGSSQKLICNMLSTVSMIGTGKVYGNLMVDVQLTNEKLVERAKRIVMDATECDAETAEDYLKKADHKPKIAIVMILAGLSKEEAVQRLEESQGFVRQAIK; encoded by the coding sequence ATGTTAGAGCATTTGACAACGGAGACGCGCAATAAGAAGACAATGAACTTGGATGAATTAACACCTCTGGAACTTCTGGAAGTGATGAATGAAGAAGATCAAAAGGTCGCAAAGGCTGTTAAGCAAGAAATTCCGCAAATTGCCAAAGCGGTAGAAGTGATTACAAAGGCGATCAAACAAGGTGGACGCTTAATTTATATGGGGGCTGGAACGAGTGGACGCATCGGCTTGCTAGACGCGGTTGAATGCCCACCCACCTTTGGGACAGCACCAGAAGAGGTAGTTGGACTAATTGCTGGTGGAGAGAGAGCGTTTATTAAAGCGGTCGAAGGTGCAGAGGATAATGAACAATTAGGGGTGCAGGATTTACAAGATATTAAGCTAACGGCCAAAGATGTTCTCGTAGGTATTGCCGCTAGCGGACGTACGCCTTATGTGATCGGTGGATTAGAATATGCCAATTCTATTGGAACACCTACGGTAGCTGTGAGTTGCAACAAAGATTCAGCGATTGGTAAAGTTGCCAAGATTGCGATTGAAGTCGTAAACGGACCGGAAGTGTTAACAGGATCAACTCGTTTAAAAGCTGGGAGCTCTCAAAAATTAATTTGCAATATGCTTTCAACAGTTTCGATGATTGGCACGGGGAAAGTATATGGGAATTTAATGGTAGATGTACAGTTAACTAATGAAAAACTTGTAGAACGTGCTAAACGTATTGTTATGGATGCGACAGAGTGTGATGCTGAAACAGCAGAGGATTATTTAAAAAAGGCAGATCATAAACCGAAAATTGCAATCGTAATGATTCTTGCTGGGCTTTCTAAAGAAGAAGCTGTACAGCGTTTGGAAGAATCACAAGGTTTTGTACGTCAAGCGATAAAATAA
- the sigZ gene encoding RNA polymerase sigma factor SigZ, with protein MNLERLWDEYHEHVRNFVLHKTNHHTDTEDIVQMTFMKAYEGMARLQDEEKRRAWIFQIARNSIVDHFRKEKKTEALLDNVNIVEEEPVADCNSEASEGMMSILTRMPDKYREALELSELQGMSQKQLSEHLNISYSGAKSRVQRGRELMKEMMTSCCAIEADHYGNIVGYSVIHDEPKPKKKSD; from the coding sequence ATGAATTTAGAGCGATTATGGGATGAATACCATGAGCACGTCAGGAATTTCGTTTTGCATAAAACGAATCATCACACTGATACCGAAGACATTGTTCAGATGACCTTTATGAAAGCTTATGAAGGGATGGCCCGTCTGCAGGATGAGGAAAAGAGACGCGCATGGATTTTTCAAATCGCAAGAAATAGCATCGTTGATCATTTCCGGAAGGAAAAAAAGACGGAGGCACTCCTGGATAATGTGAACATCGTGGAGGAAGAACCAGTCGCAGATTGTAATTCGGAGGCTTCTGAAGGGATGATGAGCATCCTGACTCGCATGCCTGATAAATATCGGGAGGCGCTTGAGCTATCCGAGCTGCAGGGCATGTCGCAAAAGCAGTTAAGCGAACATCTGAATATCTCCTATTCTGGAGCGAAATCCAGAGTACAGCGAGGCCGCGAGCTAATGAAAGAGATGATGACAAGCTGCTGCGCTATCGAAGCGGATCATTACGGGAATATCGTAGGATACTCCGTTATTCATGATGAACCGAAACCAAAGAAGAAGTCCGATTAA
- a CDS encoding DUF4303 domain-containing protein: MKPMQEIETLAIEIADAARTSFRALFENGEHYYYCTLYTTGEGHAPSISAWSWEALEMESARQGDESDTPGSTIAELIKWSYADSPYCCFGDENFDNVKQRFLGRPIIADLENDEGNREFDLRLKAMELAMKMLDDEGVFALNQLRESVCVLVEVMPPDELNTEIALRLNRAESPAMQVWLTEAAE, translated from the coding sequence ATGAAGCCGATGCAAGAAATAGAGACGCTGGCAATAGAGATCGCCGATGCTGCCAGAACGTCTTTTCGCGCTCTTTTTGAAAATGGCGAACATTACTATTACTGTACGCTATATACTACTGGCGAGGGACATGCGCCAAGCATCTCCGCCTGGTCGTGGGAAGCTTTGGAGATGGAATCGGCCAGGCAAGGGGATGAAAGTGACACACCGGGATCGACGATAGCGGAACTCATCAAATGGTCCTATGCCGATTCTCCCTATTGTTGTTTTGGGGATGAGAACTTCGATAACGTTAAACAACGATTTCTCGGGCGTCCTATCATTGCGGATCTTGAGAATGACGAAGGGAATCGCGAGTTTGATTTGAGGTTGAAGGCTATGGAGCTGGCGATGAAAATGCTCGATGATGAAGGCGTGTTTGCCTTGAATCAACTGCGAGAGTCAGTATGCGTCCTTGTCGAAGTCATGCCGCCGGATGAGCTCAATACTGAAATCGCCCTACGTTTGAATCGGGCGGAATCTCCGGCTATGCAGGTATGGTTGACGGAAGCGGCGGAGTAG
- a CDS encoding MFS transporter, with protein sequence MRNKNNLIIYVLALTVFLIGTIEYIITGVIEMIAMDLGVSTSEAGLLVTVFALSAAIIAPLLIALTINVDRKKLLMATLSVFIASNGLMFVKLSYEIVLWVRIIQGASGGIATVVAMAVATRLVEKERRGSAIGIILMGLSSSLVLGVPIGTFFSEMFGWRVLFISIGLLSILPMLIIYKKVPAIKEEEEVTLRMQLSILKDPKIVTALVITLFYIGGYSTLFTYITPFLQATSSLSITEISGVLFLAGICSFVGSRMGGQLADAKGSKFTITLGLLLQGATLLLFALAGFNFFVLILILMIFMLATWSISPAQQLYLVTLVPRNPDIALSVNTSFIQFGFALGSGLGGLIISRTSVLNLNWVGLSAVSIALLLAILLIKKK encoded by the coding sequence TTGAGGAATAAAAATAACCTGATCATTTATGTCTTGGCACTTACTGTTTTTCTGATCGGGACCATTGAATACATTATTACAGGAGTCATTGAAATGATCGCCATGGACTTGGGAGTATCTACTTCCGAAGCTGGGCTATTAGTAACTGTATTTGCTCTTTCAGCGGCCATTATCGCTCCGCTTCTGATTGCATTAACGATCAATGTGGATCGCAAGAAGCTACTCATGGCTACCCTCAGTGTGTTTATTGCTAGCAACGGACTTATGTTTGTAAAGCTCTCTTACGAAATCGTACTATGGGTACGAATTATTCAAGGGGCTAGTGGAGGAATTGCTACCGTGGTAGCCATGGCAGTGGCGACACGACTCGTTGAAAAAGAAAGAAGGGGCAGTGCCATCGGTATTATTTTGATGGGGCTCAGCAGTTCCCTCGTGCTGGGTGTTCCAATTGGTACCTTTTTTAGTGAGATGTTTGGATGGAGAGTTTTATTTATTTCGATCGGTTTGTTAAGCATTCTTCCAATGCTCATCATCTATAAAAAGGTTCCGGCAATCAAAGAAGAAGAAGAAGTTACCCTCAGGATGCAACTCTCCATTTTAAAAGATCCAAAAATTGTGACTGCCCTGGTTATTACTTTATTTTATATCGGCGGCTACTCTACACTATTCACATATATTACGCCATTCTTGCAAGCCACATCCTCTCTTTCCATAACCGAAATTAGCGGCGTTCTATTCCTGGCGGGAATTTGCAGCTTCGTCGGATCAAGAATGGGCGGACAATTGGCAGATGCAAAGGGATCGAAATTCACAATTACTCTAGGGCTCCTGTTACAAGGAGCAACTCTTCTTTTATTCGCTCTAGCGGGTTTCAATTTCTTTGTTTTGATCTTGATTTTAATGATCTTTATGTTAGCAACTTGGAGTATTTCCCCTGCCCAGCAGCTATATCTGGTTACACTGGTACCACGAAATCCGGACATTGCCCTAAGCGTAAATACTTCCTTCATCCAATTTGGTTTTGCACTGGGATCTGGATTAGGCGGGCTTATCATCAGCCGTACCTCTGTCCTGAATTTGAATTGGGTAGGTTTGTCTGCTGTTAGCATTGCTTTACTTCTTGCCATCTTGCTAATCAAAAAAAAATAA
- a CDS encoding DUF6855 family protein, translating to MSIGTGTKGNPWKLKTPPQTSEYEIYKAEKDGKEIIVCTVGKTVLHYDYRCIEDLHAMLIQNGDWMELGSADEQKPAKEGTVEAWGRSPENPVGGWYGLKKGLRGRFGMYIPPLLEELGLAEVEHNPRNNRMKAI from the coding sequence ATGTCGATAGGTACAGGAACCAAGGGAAATCCATGGAAATTAAAGACACCACCGCAAACATCCGAATATGAAATATACAAGGCCGAAAAAGACGGTAAAGAGATTATAGTTTGCACTGTAGGAAAAACGGTTTTGCATTATGACTATCGCTGTATTGAAGATCTACACGCCATGCTTATACAAAATGGTGATTGGATGGAGTTAGGAAGTGCTGATGAGCAAAAACCAGCAAAAGAAGGTACAGTTGAAGCATGGGGGCGTTCACCTGAAAATCCTGTTGGTGGTTGGTATGGATTAAAGAAAGGGCTTCGAGGGCGATTCGGAATGTATATCCCACCATTGCTGGAAGAATTGGGTCTTGCGGAAGTAGAGCATAATCCAAGAAACAACCGTATGAAAGCGATCTAG
- a CDS encoding DUF418 domain-containing protein, whose protein sequence is MNNTIVKIIGLEVVSPKNILYIAVLIYFTQIISSTIWFKFFSLGPLEKVWRLMTYGTKPAIKR, encoded by the coding sequence ATGAACAATACGATCGTTAAAATTATAGGTCTCGAAGTTGTTTCACCCAAAAATATTCTTTACATCGCAGTTCTGATTTATTTTACTCAAATCATTTCTAGCACAATTTGGTTCAAATTCTTTTCCTTGGGCCCCTTAGAAAAGGTTTGGCGCTTGATGACATATGGAACGAAGCCTGCAATAAAACGATAA
- a CDS encoding aldo/keto reductase has translation MKYNLLGNTGVLVSEIGLGTMTFGGGEKWGVFGGLGEKEAGFLIDQAMDAGVNFFDTANVYSDGQSEEILGKALKNKRHQALIATKVRGRTGSGPNELGLSRLHIIGQVEASLKRLGTDYIDLYQVHNPDQLTDWEETLRALDDLVRSGKVRYIGNSNMTGWNIMKTRGLSQLHGLHSFKSSQSYYSLAAREIEREIIPVLQDQNMGLIVWSPLSGGFLSGKYTRDNPGNGNDRHANIPFPPVDKDKVFPIIDTLQDIAAANKTTVARIALAWVLNQKAVTSVVIGAKRPDQLQDNLAASGIILTSDELSRLDEVSRIPIEYPAWPFLEGDDSIVRKHAKY, from the coding sequence ATGAAATACAACTTGCTTGGCAATACGGGAGTGCTGGTATCGGAGATAGGATTGGGAACAATGACATTCGGCGGCGGAGAAAAATGGGGTGTTTTCGGCGGTCTGGGCGAAAAGGAAGCGGGTTTTCTGATCGATCAAGCGATGGATGCCGGCGTGAATTTTTTCGATACGGCCAACGTATACTCGGACGGACAATCGGAAGAAATTCTCGGCAAAGCCCTGAAGAACAAAAGGCATCAAGCTCTGATCGCGACGAAGGTCAGAGGACGCACGGGATCTGGTCCGAACGAGCTCGGGTTATCTCGATTGCATATCATAGGGCAAGTCGAAGCAAGCTTGAAGAGGCTCGGAACGGATTATATCGATCTGTATCAAGTCCATAACCCCGATCAATTAACGGACTGGGAAGAAACACTTCGGGCTCTCGACGATCTGGTTCGGAGCGGGAAAGTTCGCTACATCGGCAATTCTAATATGACCGGGTGGAACATAATGAAAACTCGGGGTCTCTCGCAGCTTCACGGACTTCACAGTTTCAAGAGTAGCCAATCTTACTACTCTCTCGCCGCGCGCGAGATCGAACGGGAAATCATTCCAGTGCTTCAGGATCAAAATATGGGCTTAATCGTCTGGAGTCCGCTTTCTGGGGGCTTCCTGTCTGGCAAATACACGCGGGATAATCCGGGCAATGGCAATGACCGGCATGCGAACATTCCGTTCCCTCCGGTCGACAAGGATAAAGTATTTCCAATTATCGACACGCTTCAGGATATTGCGGCTGCAAACAAGACGACGGTGGCCAGAATCGCTCTTGCTTGGGTGCTGAATCAAAAAGCCGTAACGAGTGTCGTTATTGGCGCAAAGCGACCCGATCAATTACAGGATAACCTCGCGGCAAGCGGGATTATTCTAACAAGCGATGAATTGTCCAGACTGGATGAGGTCAGCCGCATACCGATCGAGTACCCGGCATGGCCATTCTTGGAGGGCGATGATTCTATCGTGAGGAAGCATGCGAAATACTAA